A window of Zingiber officinale cultivar Zhangliang chromosome 5A, Zo_v1.1, whole genome shotgun sequence contains these coding sequences:
- the LOC121979812 gene encoding probable leucine-rich repeat receptor-like protein kinase At5g63930 codes for MASPADATAPNPFLSLFLIITLLFPSKSMDLCIEKEREVLLSVRAGVPDADKQLPPWSGHDCCSWEGVGCNNITGHVVTLDLSVCPVIGPRAPAKLHSSLFDLKHLHELDLSCNNFYGAPLPELIGSLTMLKYLHLYSTAFSGKIPHQLGNLSNLLSLDLSHNYISEEIPESIGNLKNLQFLYMSNNKIIGAIPGALGSLCNLSRITLSHNRIAGELVDFFELSRCKSRLTYIDLCSNQLNGSVPTSLGKTKLNGLHLENIIFKIFNEDNIILIAKNLTLHFTSLALVTSIDLSNNNLSGPIPRELTNLRGLHFLNLSSNHFSGNIPENIGFMNQLESLDLSKNQLSGRIPSNISALNFLSVLNLSYNNLVGEVPTGSQLRTFTNWSYIGNPKLCGEPLQNKCLGDNSTIDNGVTKEEDRHEDDEYERIWYLIGFALGFVFGFWGFMATVMIKKSTRIKYILLIDRICVCFA; via the exons ATGGCTTCCCCTGCTGATGCTACTGCGCCCAatccttttctctctctcttcttgATCATCACTCTTCTGTTTCCCTCTAAATCCATGGATCTCTGCATCGAGAAGGAGAGGGAGGTCCTCCTCAGCGTGAGAGCTGGCGTCCCCGATGCCGATAAGCAGCTGCCTCCATGGAGTGGCCATGATTGCTGCAGCTGGGAAGGTGTCGGCTGCAACAACATCACAGGTCACGTCGTAACACTTGACCTCTCTGTTTGTCCTGTAATTGGACCCAGAGCTCCTGCCAAACTACACTCTTCATTATTTGATCTGAAGCATTTACATGAGTTGGACTTAAGTTGCAACAACTTCTATGGAGCTCCACTTCCTGAGTTGATTGGATCTTTGACTATGTTGAAATACTTGCATCTCTATTCTACTGCATTTAGTGGAAAAATTCCCCACCAGCTAGGCAATCTCTCCAATCTTCTTTCCTTGGATCTAAGTCATAACTATATCAGCGAAGAGATACCGGAAAGTATTGGAAACCTTAAAAACTTGCAATTTCTGTACATGTCTAATAACAAAATTATTGGAGCCATACCTGGTGCCTTGGGCAGTCTCTGCAACCTGAGTAGAATCACTCTATCTCATAACAGAATAGCAGGGGAGCTTGTTGATTTTTTTGAACTATCTAGATGCAAAAGCAGATTAACTTACATCGACCTTTGTTCCAATCAATTGAATGGCTCAGTTCCAACATCATTGGGAAA AACAAAGCTCAATGGCCTTCATTTGGAGAACATCATCTTTAAAATCTTTAACGAGGATAACATTATCTTAATTGCCAAGAATTTAACACTTCATTTCACTTCGCTTGCTCTTGTCACTAGCATTGATCTCTCTAATAACAATCTCTCCGGCCCAATTCCTAGAGAGTTGACAAATCTCCGTGGCCTTCACTTCCTCAACCTGTCCTCGAATCATTTCTCAGGAAATATACCAGAAAACATCGGGTTCATGAATCAACTAGAATCGCTTGATCTTTCGAAGAACCAGTTGTCAGGACGAATTCCTTCCAACATCTCTGCTTTAAATTTTCTCAGCGTCTTAAATTTATCTTATAACAATCTTGTTGGAGAAGTACCAACAGGCTCTCAGCTTCGAACCTTTACTAACTGGTCCTACATTGGCAACCCTAAGCTTTGTGGGGAGCCACTGCAGAACAAGTGCCTTGGCGACAACTCGACCATTGATAACGGAGTAACAAAAGAAGAGGACAGGCATGAAGACGATGAGTATGAAAGAATATGGTATTTGATTGGATTTGCTCTTGGATTTGTGTTTGGCTTCTGGGGTTTCATGGCTACAGTTATGATTAAGAAGAGCACAAGGATTAAATACATTTTACTCATCGATAGAATTTGTGTCTGCTTTGCATGA